In the Xiamenia xianingshaonis genome, one interval contains:
- the menD gene encoding 2-succinyl-5-enolpyruvyl-6-hydroxy-3-cyclohexene-1-carboxylic-acid synthase, giving the protein MPQANPQAVGLFLESFFDELCACGVRNVVVCPGSRSTPLAMTAFELSQRDPKRLRVLVDVDERGAAFVALGMGKATGVPAAVVCTSGSAVANFYPAVLEAESSGVPLLLLTGDRPPQLQGLGAPQTCDQLHLFGSHVRAFRQMPVPAATEDMLVFARQAAKEAVIACAPRRGLGSLSVPVAGASTGGAVHLNFPFDEPLKPDFSEHLPAEALGNPSLVAKIKALRSKEIQGCIAPVSCEPSDEAIESLVHTLRKKRVLMVAGDGAAFSERDARAVLDLADYASIPVLADPLSGLRCRGYGVSIESYDAVLGSPQGVPEALRPDAVIRFGRYPVSKRLTQWLRKLSAEGMFSVVVDPCETRDFNAATDIYLPCSAACFASAITGNWIGRSKHIIGVTPTQRSFLSAWMQANENVAAVLGQVESAEGADAFEGAYVHALMDELPPDACLFVGNSMSIRAVDTFCRCQSSTIQILGNRGLNGIDGTVSTMFGASWAQPMRPVTLLVGDLALLHDLNALALQRELFALGLPAPSITIVLLNNNGGAIFDMLPQQSDEPYFERLFLTPQDVDFESAARAFSVPYQRVGSVAEFREAYQAQVGKPGFHLIEINVPLRGVKDRYAPYWELA; this is encoded by the coding sequence ATGCCACAAGCAAATCCCCAGGCCGTAGGCTTGTTTCTGGAATCGTTTTTTGACGAGCTGTGTGCGTGCGGCGTGCGCAACGTGGTGGTGTGCCCCGGCTCGCGATCGACCCCGCTGGCGATGACGGCGTTCGAGCTGTCCCAGCGCGATCCGAAGCGGCTGCGCGTGCTGGTCGACGTCGACGAGCGCGGCGCGGCGTTTGTGGCGTTGGGAATGGGGAAGGCGACCGGCGTTCCTGCGGCGGTGGTCTGCACGTCGGGGTCTGCCGTGGCTAACTTTTATCCGGCGGTGCTGGAGGCGGAGTCGTCCGGCGTGCCGCTGCTGCTGCTGACCGGCGACCGCCCGCCGCAGCTGCAGGGCCTCGGCGCTCCGCAAACGTGCGACCAGCTGCACCTGTTCGGCTCGCACGTCCGCGCGTTTCGCCAGATGCCGGTGCCGGCCGCCACGGAAGACATGCTGGTTTTCGCACGTCAGGCGGCAAAAGAGGCGGTCATCGCCTGTGCGCCGCGCCGAGGTTTGGGCAGCTTGTCGGTGCCGGTGGCTGGTGCGAGCACGGGCGGCGCGGTGCATCTTAACTTCCCATTCGACGAGCCGCTCAAACCGGACTTCTCGGAGCATTTGCCCGCCGAAGCCCTCGGCAACCCTTCGCTGGTGGCGAAGATCAAGGCGCTGCGGTCCAAGGAGATCCAGGGCTGCATTGCGCCGGTGTCGTGCGAGCCGAGCGACGAGGCCATTGAAAGCCTTGTGCACACGCTGCGCAAAAAGCGCGTGCTGATGGTGGCCGGCGACGGTGCCGCGTTTTCAGAGCGGGACGCCCGCGCCGTGCTTGACCTGGCCGATTATGCGTCCATTCCCGTTTTGGCCGATCCGCTTTCAGGCTTGCGCTGTCGTGGCTACGGCGTTTCCATCGAGAGCTACGACGCTGTTTTGGGTTCGCCGCAGGGCGTGCCCGAAGCGCTGCGCCCCGACGCCGTCATCCGTTTCGGCCGCTATCCGGTGTCGAAGCGCTTGACGCAGTGGCTGCGGAAGCTGTCGGCGGAAGGCATGTTCTCCGTGGTGGTCGATCCGTGCGAGACACGCGACTTCAATGCGGCGACAGACATCTATCTTCCCTGTTCAGCGGCTTGTTTTGCCAGCGCGATCACCGGCAACTGGATCGGGCGGTCCAAGCATATCATCGGCGTGACGCCGACGCAGCGGTCGTTTCTGAGCGCGTGGATGCAGGCGAACGAAAACGTCGCCGCCGTGCTTGGCCAGGTCGAGAGCGCTGAAGGGGCGGACGCGTTCGAGGGCGCCTACGTGCACGCGCTCATGGACGAGCTGCCGCCCGACGCATGCCTGTTCGTGGGAAATTCCATGAGCATCCGCGCGGTCGACACGTTTTGCCGCTGTCAGAGCTCGACGATCCAGATTCTCGGAAACCGCGGGCTGAACGGCATCGACGGCACCGTGTCGACGATGTTCGGGGCGTCGTGGGCCCAGCCGATGCGCCCGGTGACGCTGCTGGTGGGCGATCTGGCTTTGCTGCACGATCTGAACGCGCTGGCGCTGCAACGCGAGCTGTTCGCGCTCGGCCTGCCCGCGCCGAGCATCACCATCGTCTTGCTCAACAACAACGGCGGTGCCATTTTCGACATGCTGCCGCAGCAGTCCGACGAGCCGTATTTCGAGCGGCTGTTCCTCACGCCGCAAGACGTCGACTTCGAGTCGGCCGCGCGGGCGTTTTCGGTCCCGTACCAGCGCGTCGGTTCGGTCGCGGAGTTTCGCGAGGCGTATCAGGCGCAGGTGGGCAAGCCCGGGTTTCACCTGATAGAGATAAACGTTCCGCTCAGGGGCGTGAAGGATCGCTATGCGCCGTATTGGGAGCTTGCGTGA
- a CDS encoding alpha/beta fold hydrolase, translating to MNVEGVCYGYRWWAPVAGRGSLPPVVLVHGFAQSAASWEAVARRLAEDRAVYALDLLGCGGSDCPEDPEAYSLTAQGQALAAFVRLVCGQAEGAGAAMFHVKPWVVGYSMGGRVVLAAAATDKAFSQLVGGIVLESAGLGPATKSDRAAAASADARHAAMLRTAGVEAFFAYWEDLPLFATQRDLPDDVRRSVAAERLAHDAEALARAFDCAGQHCMPARDRTLETLQRLVAAKIPVCYLAGQLDRKYAAVAADLKAALPAVAVRIIPDAGHNTHLENPEGFLSAWV from the coding sequence ATGAACGTCGAAGGCGTTTGCTACGGGTATCGGTGGTGGGCGCCTGTAGCGGGGCGGGGGTCTTTGCCGCCGGTCGTGCTGGTGCATGGGTTCGCACAGAGCGCCGCGTCGTGGGAAGCGGTCGCCCGGCGTCTGGCCGAAGACCGGGCGGTATACGCGCTCGACCTGCTGGGATGCGGCGGTTCTGACTGCCCGGAAGATCCAGAAGCCTACAGCCTGACGGCTCAAGGGCAGGCGCTGGCAGCATTCGTGCGGCTCGTGTGCGGCCAGGCCGAAGGTGCGGGGGCTGCGATGTTTCACGTGAAACCTTGGGTGGTCGGGTATTCGATGGGCGGGCGCGTCGTGCTGGCCGCCGCAGCTACCGACAAGGCGTTTTCCCAGCTCGTCGGTGGCATCGTGCTGGAATCGGCCGGATTGGGCCCCGCCACGAAGTCGGACCGCGCCGCAGCTGCCAGTGCCGATGCTCGCCACGCAGCGATGTTGCGCACCGCGGGCGTTGAGGCGTTCTTCGCATACTGGGAGGACCTGCCGCTGTTCGCAACCCAGCGCGATCTGCCCGACGACGTCCGCCGGTCTGTTGCTGCCGAGCGGCTGGCGCACGACGCCGAAGCGCTCGCCCGCGCCTTCGATTGCGCCGGCCAGCACTGCATGCCCGCCCGCGACCGCACGCTCGAAACCCTGCAGCGCCTGGTCGCCGCCAAAATCCCGGTATGCTACCTCGCTGGTCAGCTCGACCGCAAATACGCCGCCGTTGCCGCGGACCTGAAAGCCGCCCTTCCTGCAGTGGCCGTGCGGATCATCCCCGACGCCGGCCACAACACGCACCTGGAAAACCCCGAAGGCTTCCTGTCGGCGTGGGTATGA
- the menB gene encoding 1,4-dihydroxy-2-naphthoyl-CoA synthase, which yields MSQVEWQPGKAYREIVYETAEGIAKITINRPECRNAFTPLTVSELFDAFSEARDDASVGVIILTGKNHDGRPEDQAFCSGGDQKKRGNGGYVGEDNIPRLNVLDVQRLIRVVPKPVIAMVNGYAIGGGHVLSILCDLTIAADTAKFGQTGPKVGSFDAGYGAGYLAAIVGQKKAREIWYLCRQYTAAEALEMGLVNKVVPFDQLEDECVSWAREMMQFSPTALRFMKASFNAATDGLAGLQQLAGDATLLYYTTDEAKEGRDAFKEKRSPDFSRFPKFP from the coding sequence ATGAGCCAGGTCGAATGGCAGCCGGGCAAGGCCTATCGCGAAATCGTGTACGAAACGGCGGAAGGCATCGCGAAAATCACGATCAATCGGCCCGAATGCCGCAACGCTTTCACGCCGCTGACCGTTAGCGAGCTGTTCGACGCGTTTTCCGAGGCGCGCGACGACGCGAGCGTGGGCGTCATCATCCTGACGGGCAAAAACCATGATGGCCGCCCCGAGGACCAGGCGTTTTGTTCGGGCGGCGACCAAAAGAAGCGCGGCAACGGCGGGTATGTGGGCGAGGACAACATCCCGCGCCTCAACGTGCTCGACGTGCAACGGCTCATCCGCGTGGTGCCCAAGCCCGTGATCGCCATGGTGAACGGCTACGCCATCGGCGGCGGGCACGTGCTGTCCATCCTGTGCGACCTGACGATCGCGGCCGACACGGCGAAATTCGGGCAGACCGGCCCGAAGGTTGGCTCGTTCGACGCGGGGTATGGCGCGGGCTATCTGGCGGCCATCGTCGGCCAGAAGAAGGCCCGCGAGATCTGGTACCTGTGCCGTCAGTACACGGCCGCCGAAGCGCTGGAGATGGGCCTGGTCAACAAGGTGGTTCCGTTCGACCAGCTCGAAGACGAGTGCGTGTCGTGGGCGCGCGAAATGATGCAGTTCAGCCCCACGGCGCTGCGTTTCATGAAGGCGTCGTTCAACGCGGCCACCGACGGGCTTGCGGGCCTGCAGCAGCTCGCCGGCGACGCGACGCTTTTGTATTACACCACCGACGAGGCGAAGGAGGGCCGCGACGCCTTCAAAGAGAAGCGCTCGCCCGACTTCAGCCGGTTCCCGAAGTTCCCGTAA
- a CDS encoding isochorismate synthase — translation MTRIYSRTVPLGADIVDAFCTLQKGFTDQFVYYRKDRPVRFMGLGRCIALPTLEGVSVDLDGEAAHQPVFFSFNRFDESNPKPTDELFAAFPRLRLMLPEVVLIEDEQGAFLQVNSLGPVYEGRVARFARQAAAAPARAARKVGYALCPDSREQWFSMMDEALAAIAAGRVRKVVLSRRQELVADQPFSSKDVLVNLIDGPSIGTVLLYRYADVFFCGCTPELLVRKRGCRVESMALAGTAPVGSSEEERQALAAALMADEKNRVEHDYVARFVREVFDRTCYDVDVPGQPQVLPLAHVQHLYTPARARMLEGVDLLTMAGDLHPTPAVSGTPVGEARMLLREVEPYNRGFFAGACGYVDAAGDGEFSVALRTGVFDGEVGWVYAGCGIVAGSDAQAEFDEIDLKLKTILTAFG, via the coding sequence GTGACCAGGATTTATTCTCGCACGGTGCCGCTTGGTGCCGATATTGTCGACGCGTTCTGTACGCTGCAGAAGGGATTTACCGACCAGTTCGTGTATTACCGGAAGGATCGTCCGGTGCGCTTCATGGGGTTGGGGCGCTGCATCGCGCTGCCGACGCTTGAGGGCGTCAGCGTCGATCTGGACGGCGAGGCGGCGCACCAGCCGGTCTTTTTTTCGTTCAACCGGTTTGACGAAAGCAATCCCAAGCCGACCGACGAGCTGTTCGCGGCGTTTCCGCGGCTGCGGCTCATGCTGCCGGAAGTGGTGTTGATCGAAGACGAGCAAGGCGCGTTTCTGCAGGTCAACTCGCTGGGTCCGGTGTATGAGGGGCGCGTGGCGCGGTTTGCGCGGCAGGCTGCGGCCGCGCCGGCGCGGGCGGCGCGGAAGGTGGGCTATGCGCTGTGCCCCGATTCGCGCGAGCAGTGGTTTTCGATGATGGACGAGGCGCTTGCGGCGATAGCGGCAGGCCGCGTGCGGAAAGTCGTGCTGTCGCGGCGGCAAGAACTCGTTGCTGACCAGCCGTTTTCATCGAAAGACGTGCTGGTGAACCTCATCGACGGCCCGTCGATAGGCACGGTGCTGCTCTACCGCTACGCCGACGTGTTCTTCTGCGGCTGCACGCCGGAGCTGCTGGTGCGCAAGCGCGGCTGTCGGGTGGAGTCGATGGCGCTGGCGGGGACGGCGCCGGTCGGCAGCTCGGAGGAGGAGCGGCAGGCGCTGGCAGCCGCGCTCATGGCCGACGAGAAGAACCGCGTGGAGCACGACTACGTGGCGCGGTTCGTGCGCGAGGTGTTCGACCGCACGTGCTACGACGTCGACGTGCCTGGTCAGCCGCAGGTTTTGCCGCTTGCGCACGTGCAGCACCTCTACACGCCGGCCCGCGCCCGCATGCTTGAAGGCGTGGACCTGCTGACGATGGCGGGAGACCTGCACCCCACGCCGGCGGTGTCGGGCACGCCGGTGGGCGAGGCCCGCATGCTGCTGCGCGAGGTCGAGCCGTACAACCGTGGCTTCTTCGCCGGGGCCTGCGGGTATGTGGACGCCGCCGGTGACGGCGAGTTTTCCGTGGCGCTGCGCACGGGCGTGTTCGACGGCGAGGTGGGCTGGGTGTACGCCGGCTGCGGCATCGTGGCTGGCAGCGACGCACAGGCCGAGTTCGACGAGATCGACTTGAAGCTGAAGACGATCCTGACGGCGTTCGGGTAG
- a CDS encoding basic amino acid/polyamine antiporter — MRSSGSSGVTKVTGLSTTPGGEPGLPGIDANAGHGNLGLFRLVTTVITLIIGAGVFSLSGDQAAGGASGWAIITAWSISAIGVLCLVLCFFALSRVKPNLKGGIYSYASTGFGDFLGFNSAWGYWISALLCTVSFSALLFSAMSYFFPVFGAGNNLASVIGASVILWFYIFLVSRGIKEVTGINAVITISKIVPIFVAIMSIIFLAKFDPAIFMENLSHGADPSLSFFDQVSSTMMVTIWVFVGIEGAVAISGRAKKDSDVGKATIIAFACVLTIYLLVSMLSMGVMPLSQLAELSNPPLAGVMEYAVGEWGAILINFGVILSLIGAMLGYTVLWSESPYEAASQGVFIKEFEKTNDKGAPVVTLVASGVVIEIFLITMLFGEQTYQFFYTLSAGMILLPYLLSAAYFAKITFTEPQAFKGRLGGSIVAWRIFGIFGVVYSFFLAWASGAVGLTIMSLLYLPGIFVYIRGKKERNQPYLATMVDKVVVGIIVVASVVSLVLIVTGVVTF, encoded by the coding sequence ATGAGATCTTCAGGCTCGTCAGGCGTTACAAAAGTGACCGGCCTGTCAACCACCCCTGGCGGAGAACCGGGCCTTCCTGGCATCGATGCGAACGCCGGACACGGCAATCTGGGCCTGTTTCGCCTGGTCACGACAGTTATCACGCTCATCATCGGCGCGGGCGTGTTTTCGCTCTCCGGCGACCAGGCTGCCGGCGGCGCAAGCGGCTGGGCCATTATCACGGCGTGGAGCATTTCGGCCATCGGCGTGTTGTGCCTGGTGCTGTGCTTTTTCGCCCTGTCGCGTGTGAAGCCGAATCTCAAAGGCGGTATTTACAGTTATGCAAGTACCGGCTTCGGTGATTTTCTGGGCTTCAACAGCGCCTGGGGCTACTGGATCTCGGCCCTGCTCTGCACGGTCAGCTTCTCGGCCCTGCTGTTCAGCGCGATGTCGTACTTCTTCCCGGTGTTCGGCGCCGGCAACAACCTGGCGTCCGTCATCGGAGCGAGCGTCATCTTGTGGTTCTACATCTTCTTGGTGTCGCGCGGCATCAAGGAGGTGACCGGCATAAACGCTGTCATCACCATTTCGAAGATCGTGCCCATCTTCGTGGCCATCATGTCCATCATCTTTTTGGCGAAGTTCGATCCGGCCATCTTCATGGAGAACCTCTCTCACGGCGCCGACCCCAGCCTGTCGTTCTTTGACCAGGTCAGCAGCACGATGATGGTGACCATCTGGGTGTTCGTCGGCATCGAGGGTGCCGTGGCCATTTCGGGCCGCGCCAAGAAGGACTCCGACGTCGGCAAGGCGACCATTATCGCGTTCGCGTGTGTGCTGACCATCTACCTGCTGGTTTCCATGCTTTCGATGGGCGTCATGCCGCTGTCGCAGCTGGCCGAGCTGTCCAACCCGCCGCTGGCCGGCGTCATGGAGTACGCGGTCGGCGAGTGGGGCGCCATCCTTATCAACTTCGGCGTCATCTTGTCGCTCATCGGCGCCATGCTCGGCTACACCGTGCTGTGGAGCGAGTCGCCGTACGAGGCGGCTTCGCAAGGCGTGTTCATCAAGGAGTTCGAGAAAACCAACGACAAGGGCGCTCCGGTCGTCACGCTGGTCGCAAGCGGCGTGGTCATCGAGATCTTCCTGATCACCATGTTGTTCGGCGAGCAGACCTACCAGTTCTTCTATACGCTGTCCGCCGGCATGATCCTGCTGCCGTATCTGCTGTCGGCCGCCTATTTTGCGAAGATCACGTTTACCGAGCCGCAGGCGTTCAAGGGGCGTCTGGGCGGGTCGATCGTGGCATGGCGCATCTTCGGCATCTTCGGCGTCGTGTATTCGTTCTTCCTGGCGTGGGCGTCGGGTGCTGTCGGGCTGACTATTATGTCGCTTCTGTATTTGCCGGGCATCTTCGTGTACATCAGGGGCAAGAAGGAACGCAACCAGCCCTATCTGGCAACCATGGTGGACAAGGTGGTCGTGGGGATCATCGTCGTTGCGTCCGTCGTGTCGCTCGTGTTGATCGTGACGGGCGTCGTCACGTTCTAG
- the nrdD gene encoding anaerobic ribonucleoside-triphosphate reductase — MATDTVLEPVASVVDGVAVTVNYRTENGIPVSDQEIRAYIDRGNCHHPGCTVRGLDLTVDGDDIDIRYDLSPMPFERIRRITGYLVGTMDRWNDAKTAEEADRVKHSVPANCGCFEGK; from the coding sequence ATGGCAACTGATACTGTGCTTGAGCCGGTCGCTTCCGTCGTCGATGGCGTGGCGGTGACGGTGAATTATAGGACTGAAAACGGCATCCCTGTGTCTGATCAGGAGATTCGTGCTTATATCGACCGTGGCAACTGCCATCATCCAGGCTGCACCGTGCGCGGGCTCGACCTGACGGTCGACGGCGACGACATCGACATTCGCTACGACCTGTCGCCGATGCCGTTCGAGCGCATCCGCCGCATCACGGGATACCTGGTAGGCACGATGGACCGCTGGAACGACGCGAAAACCGCCGAAGAAGCCGACCGCGTGAAGCACTCTGTGCCGGCCAACTGCGGCTGTTTCGAAGGGAAGTAG
- the menC gene encoding o-succinylbenzoate synthase: protein MISAFETSVRLHPQKTCFLYVNEAGEEEAYSYREVRMISAALARILRRRGVRQGDCVSVDLANTPAFAFLLLAAAYGGFVLVALNHRLTASEKLSRVMEIDRRHGLRVAATVDDSTVTDLINSAMAHLSGDDVPAVVLERPSRSVVKTRVERSRKERARTLFGGRIAAMEARPRSTRANVRAATGQGLQRRRDETARQDAVEGVIHFAEHAASVFDRSSRALVMFTSGTTGHPKAVALTWENIIDAALVSNRVLNKQGEGLWQAALPLYHIGGFQVVVRSILNGSPFALYHSFDAKQLIAHGKRIGATHVSVVDKMLQDLLAHGSRETLARYECMLLGGGPLNPSTLARACASGVRVYASYGMTETSSQIACALVTPSFQGGLHLLEGYEAQIVDPDAQGVGRLAVKGPGIFNGYLNARAAFTVDGFFLTGDSAALLGGRLYVKERTEDMFVSGGENVYPAEICQRLLQIPSVSDAYVFGAHDARWGRRPIAFVERDRRVATAAGAQASGQQALPPTNHLVKLGIEEQLQARLSKLYQPKHVFVVDQFPRSGIGKVNRGLLQESYQQRIQVEKVMLYRISMPFKKPFHTPKETLRHREVIIVEVTDYAGRTGLGECSTFTTDWYLPEILDDDERVLRERLAPVVLETPMLHPTDAEGVFASYPELEDFPFARAAIEQALWDLYGKIVQKPLWQLIGGEAQGLTKPPTPAQLPADQTAPETILAPAGVVLGVGPVGETVALARQCVEAGYSRLKLKVVPGSAFACASAVREAFPQIMLSVDANQSFTFRSMDELVGLDSLRLSWIEEPLALDDPSAPPSTDIFARLSKLQSAMKTPICVDESIEYPRDLARALRYPNLTCFAVKLSKFGGVEPTIEFMRLAKARGMKVWMSGMYETGIGRRFSAAFESVAAVSMPGDVGATSRYFATDITNPPYETVQGSIPLNTAGHPYGIGCELDRQALQSVLISRTAIG from the coding sequence ATGATCAGCGCATTTGAGACCTCGGTGCGGCTGCACCCTCAGAAGACGTGCTTTCTGTACGTCAACGAGGCTGGCGAAGAAGAGGCGTATTCCTATCGCGAAGTGCGCATGATCAGTGCGGCTTTGGCCCGCATTCTGCGGCGGCGCGGCGTGCGGCAGGGCGATTGCGTGTCGGTTGACCTGGCCAACACGCCGGCGTTCGCGTTCCTGCTGCTGGCGGCGGCGTACGGCGGGTTTGTGCTCGTGGCGCTCAACCATCGGCTCACGGCGAGCGAAAAGCTGTCGCGCGTCATGGAGATCGACCGCAGGCACGGCCTGCGCGTGGCGGCCACCGTTGACGATTCTACCGTAACGGACCTGATCAACAGCGCAATGGCCCACCTTTCCGGCGACGACGTCCCAGCGGTTGTGCTGGAACGTCCGTCGCGCTCGGTCGTGAAGACCCGGGTCGAGCGGTCCCGCAAAGAACGCGCCCGCACGCTGTTCGGGGGTCGCATCGCCGCCATGGAGGCCCGTCCTCGCAGCACCCGCGCCAACGTCCGCGCCGCCACTGGCCAAGGCCTGCAGCGCCGCCGCGACGAGACCGCCCGCCAGGACGCCGTCGAAGGCGTCATCCATTTTGCCGAGCATGCGGCGTCGGTGTTCGACCGGTCGTCCCGCGCGTTGGTCATGTTCACGTCGGGCACGACGGGCCACCCAAAAGCCGTTGCGCTCACCTGGGAAAACATCATCGACGCGGCGCTTGTTTCCAACCGGGTCCTCAACAAGCAGGGCGAGGGCCTGTGGCAGGCGGCCCTTCCGCTGTACCACATTGGCGGCTTTCAGGTGGTCGTGCGCAGCATCCTCAACGGCTCGCCGTTCGCGCTCTACCACAGCTTCGACGCGAAGCAGCTGATCGCGCACGGGAAACGCATCGGCGCCACCCATGTGTCGGTCGTCGACAAAATGCTGCAGGACCTGCTGGCCCACGGGTCGCGCGAAACGCTTGCCCGCTACGAATGCATGCTGCTCGGCGGCGGCCCGCTGAATCCGTCGACGCTTGCGCGGGCCTGTGCGAGCGGCGTGCGCGTGTATGCCAGCTACGGCATGACCGAGACGTCGTCGCAGATAGCGTGCGCCCTGGTCACGCCGTCGTTTCAGGGAGGCCTGCACCTGCTGGAAGGCTACGAGGCGCAGATCGTCGACCCCGACGCGCAGGGTGTGGGCCGTTTGGCCGTCAAGGGTCCCGGCATCTTCAACGGCTACTTGAACGCCCGTGCGGCCTTCACGGTGGACGGGTTTTTCCTCACGGGCGACTCGGCCGCGCTGCTCGGCGGCCGGCTGTACGTGAAGGAGCGCACCGAGGACATGTTCGTGTCGGGCGGCGAGAACGTCTACCCGGCCGAAATCTGCCAGCGGCTGCTGCAAATCCCGTCGGTCAGCGACGCGTACGTGTTCGGTGCCCACGACGCCAGGTGGGGCCGCCGCCCCATCGCGTTCGTGGAGCGCGACCGCCGCGTCGCGACCGCCGCCGGGGCTCAAGCATCGGGCCAGCAAGCCCTGCCGCCGACGAATCATCTGGTCAAGCTCGGCATCGAAGAGCAGCTGCAGGCGCGGCTTTCCAAGCTCTACCAGCCCAAGCACGTGTTCGTGGTCGATCAGTTTCCCCGCAGCGGCATCGGAAAAGTAAACCGCGGCTTACTTCAGGAGAGCTACCAGCAGCGCATCCAGGTGGAAAAGGTGATGCTGTACCGCATCAGCATGCCGTTCAAAAAGCCGTTCCACACGCCGAAAGAAACGCTGCGGCACCGCGAGGTGATCATCGTCGAAGTGACCGACTACGCAGGCCGCACGGGGCTGGGCGAGTGCTCGACGTTCACGACCGACTGGTATCTGCCCGAAATCCTCGACGACGACGAGCGCGTGTTGCGCGAGCGTTTGGCGCCGGTGGTGCTCGAAACGCCGATGCTGCACCCGACCGACGCAGAAGGCGTGTTTGCGAGCTACCCCGAACTCGAGGACTTCCCGTTTGCGCGGGCAGCCATTGAGCAGGCGTTATGGGACTTGTACGGCAAGATCGTGCAGAAGCCGCTGTGGCAGCTGATCGGCGGGGAGGCCCAAGGGCTGACAAAGCCGCCGACGCCTGCGCAGCTTCCGGCCGACCAGACGGCGCCGGAGACCATTCTCGCTCCGGCGGGCGTCGTCTTGGGCGTCGGGCCGGTGGGCGAGACGGTCGCCCTGGCGCGCCAGTGCGTGGAGGCGGGCTATTCGCGGCTGAAGCTGAAAGTGGTGCCGGGTTCGGCCTTCGCGTGCGCCTCCGCCGTGAGGGAGGCGTTTCCGCAGATCATGCTTTCGGTTGACGCAAACCAGAGCTTCACGTTCCGCTCGATGGACGAACTGGTGGGGCTCGACTCGCTGCGGCTTTCCTGGATCGAGGAGCCGCTGGCACTCGATGACCCCAGCGCCCCGCCGTCGACGGACATCTTCGCGCGGCTGTCGAAGCTGCAAAGCGCCATGAAAACGCCCATCTGCGTCGACGAGTCCATCGAGTACCCGCGCGACCTGGCCCGCGCGCTCAGGTATCCGAACCTGACGTGCTTCGCCGTGAAGCTGTCGAAGTTCGGCGGCGTGGAGCCGACCATCGAGTTCATGCGGCTGGCGAAGGCTCGCGGCATGAAGGTGTGGATGAGCGGCATGTACGAGACCGGCATCGGGCGGCGGTTCAGCGCGGCGTTCGAGTCGGTGGCGGCGGTGTCGATGCCTGGTGACGTCGGGGCCACGTCGCGCTACTTCGCGACCGACATCACGAACCCCCCGTACGAGACGGTGCAGGGCTCCATCCCCCTGAACACGGCCGGCCATCCCTACGGAATCGGCTGTGAGCTGGACCGTCAGGCCCTGCAGTCAGTCCTGATCAGTCGCACTGCCATCGGGTAG
- the mscL gene encoding large conductance mechanosensitive channel protein MscL — protein MKNFLNEFKEFINRGNVMDLAVAVIVGGAFTGIVTSLTDNIINPLITFIFGGGSIDGLVVPGTAIDFGAFISACINFLIIAFVVFLLVKGINKVQNAGSGLLKRNKAGEEVVETPPTCPFCLEEVKDGATRCPHCAAAFSEPARKTTKPAPKA, from the coding sequence ATGAAGAACTTTTTGAACGAATTCAAAGAATTTATCAACCGCGGCAATGTCATGGATCTGGCTGTCGCCGTCATCGTCGGCGGCGCGTTCACCGGCATCGTCACATCGCTGACTGACAACATCATCAATCCGCTCATCACGTTCATCTTCGGCGGCGGATCGATCGACGGCCTCGTCGTCCCTGGAACGGCCATCGACTTCGGTGCGTTCATCAGCGCCTGCATCAACTTCCTGATCATTGCGTTCGTGGTGTTTTTGCTGGTCAAAGGCATCAACAAGGTGCAGAATGCCGGCAGCGGCCTGCTGAAGCGGAACAAGGCCGGCGAAGAGGTGGTCGAAACGCCGCCGACGTGCCCGTTCTGCCTGGAAGAAGTGAAGGACGGCGCCACGCGCTGCCCCCATTGCGCCGCCGCGTTCTCCGAGCCGGCCCGCAAGACCACAAAGCCCGCGCCGAAAGCCTAA